From the Fibrobacter succinogenes genome, the window GACAAGGAAATCGAGACCCCCATTGAAAAATGCACTACGCCGGTGCTTGCCGGGCGAAAGCTCGCCCTGATTCCGATTATGCGTGCTGGGCTCGGCATGGTTGCGGGGTTGCAGGCTTTGGTTCCTTCGGCAAAAGTGGGACATATTGGGCTTTATCGCGATGCTGCATCTCATGAGCCAGTGGAGTATTATTGCAAACTTCCAGATCCGATTGACGAACGCTTGATTGTGGTGGTGGATCCCATGCTTGCTACGGGTGGTTCTGCCGCTGATGCTATTACGATGATAAAAAAACATGGTGGTAAGAAAATAAAATTCATGTGCATTATTGCCGCTCCTGAAGGATTGAAAAAACTTCACGAGGCACATCCGGATGTTCAAATTTACGTAGGACATTTGGACCGTTGTTTGAACGATGCCGCCTATATTTGCCCCGGCCTCGGTGATGCCGGCGACCGCATTTTTGGAACGAAATAGCAAGCCCGATGTTTATTACCAGTTTGTGGACGTAGAAAATTCTTTCTTCAATTCACGAAAAACTTGATCAGCCGATTTTACTTGTCCTGCCCTAAGATCCATTTCTGATAGCCGAAGCAAAGCTTGAAGATTCAGGGCATCTCGCCCCTTTTTATTTAATTCATTTTCGTTGTGCATTGGCAATCCTGTTCTTTTAAGAAATATAAACAGTTTAGGACGTGGAGTCAATAGCGCTGTTTTTTCAAAAAAACAAATTAACCTCTTGACACGGTGTATCCGATTAGATACATTTAATGTAGTATGATTACGATAAATCAGACTCCTGCATTTAAAAAATGGATGAGTAAATTACGGGATTTTCGAGCAAAAGCTAGAATACTCTTTCGTCTGACACAAGTCGAGGGAGGCAATCTCGGAGATTTCAAATCCGTTGGTGATGGCGTATTAGAAATGCGGATTGATTATGGACCTGGATATAGGTTATATTTTGTGAGAAATGGAGACACAATCGTGATTCTTCTTATTGGTGGAGACAAATCTACGCAAGATCGGGATATAGAAAAGGCTAAAGTAATTTGGCGAGGAATGCAAGATGAAAAAAAGTGAAGCTACAGTTCTAGACATTGCCGAATACCTCGACAACGAAGAAATCGTCGCCGAATATTTGAATATGGTCAGCGAATCTGATGACCCCGCGCTGTTCCTCCGAGCCATCGGCCACATCGCGAGAAGCAAGGGAATGTCGCAGATAGCTGAAAAGACAGGACTCGGCCGTGAAAGCCTTTACAAGGCTTTAGACGAAAAAGCGCACCCGCGTTTTGAAACCATTTTCAAGGTGCTAAACGCCATGGGAATCCAAATGACGCTTGTCCCTAAAGTGAAATTCAGAAAGCGTACCAAACAAAAAGAACTTTGCGTCGCCGAGAAAAGAGCCCGGTACAAGGTGTAGGGTATTCGATGTACAAAAAGATTCGCTAACTATTATATTTCCATTTACTATATTATATCTGGAATTCAAGGAGTGAATGATGACGAAAAAAGCGAATGACATTTTTTTAGAAAGTTCGCAAAATCATAAATTGAAGACAATCATTCACTCAAATTGCCTAAAAGATTGTTTTAAATACGAAAATCCTAAAAATACTCCCAAAACAGACGATGACTTACTAAACGACATAATGCGAGTTTCCAAAGAAACTTGCTCCATTACGTTAACGCAAAAGATGTATTCTTTAAATGGGGCATATGATGTTTCGACAATTACAAGACATTTTGGAAGTTGGAACAACGCTTTGCGAAAAGCTGGGTTGGAATCTGGAAATATCGTTAATTACACGGATGAAGAATTATTTGAAAACATATTGAATATTTGGCAATTCAAAGGAAAACAACCTGTTAGA encodes:
- a CDS encoding homing endonuclease associated repeat-containing protein translates to MMTKKANDIFLESSQNHKLKTIIHSNCLKDCFKYENPKNTPKTDDDLLNDIMRVSKETCSITLTQKMYSLNGAYDVSTITRHFGSWNNALRKAGLESGNIVNYTDEELFENILNIWQFKGKQPVRKDLAFPPSKISQSPYNRRFHSWITAIKEFVNYANDKNIEVDKNDCVNGANMKCPGRDPSLRLRYQVLKRDNFSCCQCGASPAKDPSV
- a CDS encoding type II toxin-antitoxin system RelE/ParE family toxin — encoded protein: MITINQTPAFKKWMSKLRDFRAKARILFRLTQVEGGNLGDFKSVGDGVLEMRIDYGPGYRLYFVRNGDTIVILLIGGDKSTQDRDIEKAKVIWRGMQDEKK
- the upp gene encoding uracil phosphoribosyltransferase, giving the protein MENVTIFKHPLIQHKISHLRDKETGTNEFRRLVEEIAMLEGFEALADLPLKDKEIETPIEKCTTPVLAGRKLALIPIMRAGLGMVAGLQALVPSAKVGHIGLYRDAASHEPVEYYCKLPDPIDERLIVVVDPMLATGGSAADAITMIKKHGGKKIKFMCIIAAPEGLKKLHEAHPDVQIYVGHLDRCLNDAAYICPGLGDAGDRIFGTK
- a CDS encoding addiction module antidote protein; translated protein: MKKSEATVLDIAEYLDNEEIVAEYLNMVSESDDPALFLRAIGHIARSKGMSQIAEKTGLGRESLYKALDEKAHPRFETIFKVLNAMGIQMTLVPKVKFRKRTKQKELCVAEKRARYKV